The region TGACCAGTATTTCTTGGTCTACACCGACGGTCACACAACATCTATTGTGAACCACCCGGTCACGCGAACGAAAATGCCTAGCCGCGGCTACTATTTCGACACCAAGGGTCGAAAGCTTTTCAAGGCAAACCCTTACAGAGTACAATTCTAGCGCGATTTCGGCTGCCTACGTCACAGCCTAAGCTATATTCAGCAAACTGGTAAACCCAGTCAGTTCCAATACTTCGCGGACGCTTTGATGCAAATTGATAAGCGTCAGTTTACCCTTTTCGGCAATCATCTTCTTTTGAGATGTCAAGAGTACACGAAGTCCGGCAGACGAAATGAAATTCACCTTATCAAAGTCCGCAACAAGATTCTTGGATTTGGAACAGGCCGACGCCATTTCCGCTTCAAAAGCTTCCGCTGTCGACGATTCGATTACACCTTGTAAAGCAAGAGTCAAAGTTCCGTTATTTTCAGAAACTTCGACACCAAATTTTGGATGTCCAAACATGACAAACACCTCTATAAAAACACCAGCACAATATTAAGTAATACATACAGCGATTTCAAGAGATTGAATACCCGCGTGTGACGATGCGCACTTTCATTTTTTTCATTAAAAATCAAGTTTTTTCCCAAATATCCCTTGACAAGCGCGAATAACCTTTTTATATTTGGCTCGTTCGGTTAGGAAACTGACCAAACGAAAAACCACTGGGGTGGTAGCTCAATTTTGGTTAGAGCACCGGCCTGTCACGCCGGAGGTTGCGAGTTCAAGCCTCGTCTATCCCGCGAAAAAAGCCTCTCGAAAGAGAGGCTTTTTCGTTTTCCAAGCAGATTTTTCGTCCGCTCCCCCCTCCTAAAGACAATGTAAATATTCTATAATTCTTTTTGTCTAGGAGGATCTATGCGCAAAATTTTACGCAAAAATACATCGCTATATTCTCGTTTGCAGGCAGCTCTCGTATGTACCGC is a window of uncultured Fibrobacter sp. DNA encoding:
- a CDS encoding STAS domain-containing protein, with the translated sequence MFGHPKFGVEVSENNGTLTLALQGVIESSTAEAFEAEMASACSKSKNLVADFDKVNFISSAGLRVLLTSQKKMIAEKGKLTLINLHQSVREVLELTGFTSLLNIA